The window CCTGTCGCTGGACGAGATCCGGCGCGCGTACGGGCCGGACGGGGTCACCGGGCTGACGGAGGCGTACGGCGTGTTCGCGCCGATCACCGACGACACCCAGATGACGCTGTTCACCGCCGAGGGCCTGATCCGCGCCTCGGTACGCGGCCGCTCCCGCGGGATCTGCCACCCGCCCACCGTGCTGTGGCAGGCCTACCAGCGGTGGCTGGTGACGCAGCGGATGAACGAGCCTCCGGCCGAGGTGAGCGGCTGGCTCGCGGCCCAGCCGGTGCTCTACGCCCGCCGGGCGCCGGGCAACGCCTGCCTGTCCGGCCTGTCGGCGCCGAAGATGGGCACCCCTGAGAGCCCGGCCAACCCGGACAGCAAGGGCTGCGGCACGGTGATGCGCTCGGCGCCGTTCGGCCTGCTGCGCCGAGAGCCGGAGGACGCCTGGTCGCTGGCGGTCGAGTGCGCGGTGCTCACCCACGGCCACCCGTCCGGCTACCTCGCCGCCGGCGCGTTCGCCTGGATCGTCGCCGAGGTGCTGGAGGGCGCGTCGGTGCTCGCGGCGGCGACGTCGGCGCTGCGCCGGGCGGAGGACGAGCCGGTGGGGCATGAGGTCGCGCGTGCGTTGCGGGCGGCCCTCGGCGCGGCCGGGGAGATCGCGGCCGACGGCCCGGGGGCGGGCGGGCTCGCCTCGCCCGAGCTCATGGCGGGACGGGTGGAGACGCTCGGCGCGGGCTGGGTGGCGGAGGAGGCGCTGGCCATCGCGGTCTTCTGCGCCGTCACCGCGGCGGACGACCCGCGCGTCGCGCTGCTCGCCGCGGTGAACCACTCCGGCGACAGCGACTCGACCGGCGCGATCTGCGGCAACCTCGTCGGCGCCGCCCTCGGCGAGGACGCGCTGCCCGCCGACTGGCTCGACGAGCTGGAAGGCCACAGCCTGGTCCGCGAGGTCGCCGACGACCTGGTCCGCGAGGTAACAGGCAGCGCCGACGTCGCCGACCCCTGGGGTGGCGCCACCACCGAATGGGTCGCCCGGTACCCCGGCGGCTGAACGGCGCCGCCGCCTCGCGGCGACTCTCCGCTGTCGCGCGCCGACTGCCTTCTCCTGCTGGCACCCGGGTATTCCTGACAGTGACCAGCGTGGGTGCCTGCCTCTTCTCCTTTCCCGCCGACACTGGGTCTCCTTGACCGTCGGAGGCGGTCTCGACGTGGCGACGCGCCGCGGTCGGGGAGGGATGCGGGCATGGGCGGGGACGAGGCCCGGGAACGGCTGGCACGTGGTTCGGGCGTGGACGCGGCGTGGTGGGACCAGCAGTGCCGGGACCTTCCCTGGGGCTGGCGCGTCCGGGAGGCCGAGTGGGGGCGGCGCGACGTCCCGGATCCGCTGCTGCCCTGGCGCGACGGCGTCCGCGCGGTACGCACGCCGGACGCGCTCCTGCGAGCGTTGCTGTTCGGCGGCGCGTCGGGCGCCGCGGGCGACCCGGTCCTGTTCGTGCCCGGCTGGTCCTCGACGCCGTACAGCTGGCGCAAGACCCTGCCGGCGCTCGCGGCGCGCCACCGGACCTGGTACGTCGAGACGCGGGAGAAGGCGTCGTCCCGGCTGCGCCCCGGTGACCGGCTGACCGTCGCGGACATGGCCGCGGACGTCGCAGAGCTGGCCAGCCAGACGGTCGCCCCCGCCGGCCGCTACGGCGTCATCGCCGCCTCGACCGGCGCGGTCCTGGCCCTGCACGCCCATCCGCTGCTCGACCCACCGCCGGCCTGGATCATCCTGCTGCTGCCGCACGTCACCGCGCCGGTACCGGCCGCGGCGCGTGTGCTGTGGCCGTGCCCGCCGTCGGTGCTGGAGATCCTGCGCTGGGTGCTGCTGCCGGGCGCGGGGTATGTGCACCGCCGGCGGGCGGCGAGCGGGCTGGGCGGCTTCTACCGGGTCCTGCGGACCGCCGACCCGGGCAAGCTGCGACAGTCGCTGCTCACCTGGCAGGCCTACCCGGGGCTCGACCTGGACGTGCTGGCGGCGATCCGCTGCCCCTGCCTGGTGATCGGGGCGTCCCGCGACCGGCTGCACCCGGCCACCGCCGCGCGGCTCATCGCCGACCGGCTGCCGTCGGGAGTCTTCGTCGACGGGCGGACGACCGCCTGGGGCCATGGCCTCGAGATGGTCGCCACGGCGATGTCGTGGATCGGGTCGGCGGGCCGCGGCGGCGGCCGGTAGCGGATTCGGACCGAACGCCCGAATCGGTCCCAGACCGTGTGATCCCGCCCGGGCTTTGCGGTACGGTCGCTCCGAAATGACCATGCGTCGCGCGGGGGACACCTGGCCCGGCCGGCCCGTACCAGGGGAGAAGAGCTGATGGCCGACACGCCCGCGAGCACGCCCTTCGACCCGGACGAGACGATCGTTCGACCAGCGTCCGCGCCTGGGACGCCCGGCCCGTTCGGCCCGCCCGAGGAGCCGACGATCCACGCGGACGAGACATTGGTCCAGTCCGCGCCGGGGGAGCGGCCGGAGCCCTCGGGGTCGTCCGAGGAGGCGACGATCCGCCCGGGTGGCTCGTTCGCCGGGACTGGGGCGCACGGTCCGTTCGCCGCGCCTGAGGAGTCGACGGCCCGCCTGGCGCCGGACCACCCGTGGAACACGCCCGCCCCCGCCCCGGGCGGCTGGCCGGCGGTCGCGCCACTGCCGACCCCCGCGCCCGCTCCGCACGGTCCGCCCGCGCCGACGCCGGCGCCCTACGGCTGGGCCAGTACCGGGCCCGAGCCGTGGCGGAACCAGTCCAACCCCGCCGGGTACGTACAGCCCGGCCAGCCCGGCCAGCCCGTCCCGCCCGGCTATCCCGGGTCGGCGGGCTACCCCACTTCCCCGGGCTATCCCGCGGCACCGGGCGGGCCCGCGGCGCGGTCGTCCCGGCGGCGGTTCGGCCGCTGGGGGTTCATCGTGGTAGTCCTCGCCGTGTGCGTCGTGCTCGGCGCCGCCGCGACCGGCATCACCATCCTGGCCACCCGCGACGGGAAGGGGCCGACGACCGCGCAGGCGCTCATCACCACCCCGCCGTCCCTGGTCGCGCAGCTTCCCGCCGACCCGGACAGGTCCCGGACGGTGTACTCGTTCGCGTTCTCCGCCGACGGCAAGCGCCTCGCCGTCGCCGATGGCGGCACGACCGCCGACTACACCGGCCAGGCGGCCCTTCGCCAGTGGGAGATGAAGGGCGGCGGCGCCACCCCGGCCGAGATCGGCCGGTCGACGATCGCTCGGCCCGACTGGTGGGGCGTCGCCTTCGCTCCCGACCTCAGGACGGTCGCGGTGGGCATCTCCGACGTCGTGCTCCTGGACATCCACGACCCCGCCCGCACGACCGCCCTCAGCGAGCCGTTCGCTCACCATCCCGGCGTGGGCCACCGCGCCCTCTTCTCGCCCGACGGCGACCTCCTCGCGATCGCCACCCCGGACGGGGCGCTGCGGCTGTGGAACGTCAGCGACCGTGCCAACCCGAAGCCCACCAGCGAGCCGTTCGGCGGCGGCGGCGCGCAGCAGGTGCTCGGCATCGACTTCTCGCCCGACGGCCGCACCCTCGCGGTGGCGAGCTCGGACAGCCTGGTCCGCCTGTGGAACATCTCCGACCGCGCCCACCCGGCGGCGCTGGGCCAGCCGCTGACCGGCCACGTCAGCGGCGTGTGGAACGTCGCCTTCTCGCCCGACGGGAAGACCCTCGCGACCGCCGGCGGGGACCGGACCATCCGCCTCTGGGACGTCAGCGACCCCGCCCGTCCACGGCCGCTCGGCCCGCCGCTCACCGGCCACGCGGGCGGAGTGCTGGCTGTCAGGTTCTCGCCCGACGGCACGGTGCTCGCCAGCCACGGGCCGGACAACGTCGTCCACCTCTGGAACGTCGCCGACCCGGCCCACGCGGCCCCGCTCGGCCAGCCCCTCGCGGACCAGTGGGGCGCGACGTTCTCCCCGGACGGGAACACCCTGGCCACGGTGGGAATCGACAACACCATCCGCCTCTGGCGGTTGCGCTGACTTCTGGTCGGCGTGGGCCGGCTCGCTGATGCGCTGACGCGCACGCGACACCCCGGGTACAGGAGCCGTACTGGTCGCGGGCCGCCCGGTGGCTGGAGTCTTGGGTCCTGACGGCGAGCGGCGAGCGGGGGCGCCGGCGGGGACCCGGACCGAGGCGGAGGACAGACGATGGTGACGAGGGCGACGGCCTGGCCCGACCCGGGCGTCGCGTCCCGGGGACGGGCGGCCCCGGCGCGGCCCGTCGAGATCCGGCTGCTCGGGGAGTTCGCCGTCCTGGTAGGTGCCGCGCCCGCCGCGGGGAGGCCGGGGATGGCCGCCCCGCCGGGGGAGCCGTGGCCGGCCGCGGCCGGCGCGCACGGTCGTGCCCGGCCGGGCGGGTTCGTGCCGGTGCCGGAGACGGCCTGGTGCCGGCGGCACG of the Pseudofrankia saprophytica genome contains:
- a CDS encoding ADP-ribosylglycohydrolase family protein: MLSYRDRVRGCLLGGALGDALGAGIEFLSLDEIRRAYGPDGVTGLTEAYGVFAPITDDTQMTLFTAEGLIRASVRGRSRGICHPPTVLWQAYQRWLVTQRMNEPPAEVSGWLAAQPVLYARRAPGNACLSGLSAPKMGTPESPANPDSKGCGTVMRSAPFGLLRREPEDAWSLAVECAVLTHGHPSGYLAAGAFAWIVAEVLEGASVLAAATSALRRAEDEPVGHEVARALRAALGAAGEIAADGPGAGGLASPELMAGRVETLGAGWVAEEALAIAVFCAVTAADDPRVALLAAVNHSGDSDSTGAICGNLVGAALGEDALPADWLDELEGHSLVREVADDLVREVTGSADVADPWGGATTEWVARYPGG
- a CDS encoding alpha/beta fold hydrolase; amino-acid sequence: MGGDEARERLARGSGVDAAWWDQQCRDLPWGWRVREAEWGRRDVPDPLLPWRDGVRAVRTPDALLRALLFGGASGAAGDPVLFVPGWSSTPYSWRKTLPALAARHRTWYVETREKASSRLRPGDRLTVADMAADVAELASQTVAPAGRYGVIAASTGAVLALHAHPLLDPPPAWIILLLPHVTAPVPAAARVLWPCPPSVLEILRWVLLPGAGYVHRRRAASGLGGFYRVLRTADPGKLRQSLLTWQAYPGLDLDVLAAIRCPCLVIGASRDRLHPATAARLIADRLPSGVFVDGRTTAWGHGLEMVATAMSWIGSAGRGGGR
- a CDS encoding WD40 repeat domain-containing protein, whose amino-acid sequence is MADTPASTPFDPDETIVRPASAPGTPGPFGPPEEPTIHADETLVQSAPGERPEPSGSSEEATIRPGGSFAGTGAHGPFAAPEESTARLAPDHPWNTPAPAPGGWPAVAPLPTPAPAPHGPPAPTPAPYGWASTGPEPWRNQSNPAGYVQPGQPGQPVPPGYPGSAGYPTSPGYPAAPGGPAARSSRRRFGRWGFIVVVLAVCVVLGAAATGITILATRDGKGPTTAQALITTPPSLVAQLPADPDRSRTVYSFAFSADGKRLAVADGGTTADYTGQAALRQWEMKGGGATPAEIGRSTIARPDWWGVAFAPDLRTVAVGISDVVLLDIHDPARTTALSEPFAHHPGVGHRALFSPDGDLLAIATPDGALRLWNVSDRANPKPTSEPFGGGGAQQVLGIDFSPDGRTLAVASSDSLVRLWNISDRAHPAALGQPLTGHVSGVWNVAFSPDGKTLATAGGDRTIRLWDVSDPARPRPLGPPLTGHAGGVLAVRFSPDGTVLASHGPDNVVHLWNVADPAHAAPLGQPLADQWGATFSPDGNTLATVGIDNTIRLWRLR